A stretch of Agelaius phoeniceus isolate bAgePho1 chromosome 30, bAgePho1.hap1, whole genome shotgun sequence DNA encodes these proteins:
- the NODAL gene encoding nodal homolog, producing MRVPLRSVPALALCALALLRLGCAPTRALTWAPTGASPRAPLTWAPTGASPRAPLTWAPTLAPARAPPRCPPLMLQLLRAPPAPLRAAAAAALSLSPHGSLQNGSRWALSFDMSSLSSSQEVSLAQLRVRLPGLSRAHNASLDIYHSQRRRCRPDGSCSHQLFLGTVAGSPSATQASWKVFEVTNLLRSWLHQAVPAGQQSRWEVNGSDAPAAPGDTGSGGDVADSVLLLVFSKDKSPGEHSLIRTAETSKYIMRESGWRGAGARRQRRNRMERQRIKASAPREQGREQGRQLCRRVDMLVDFEQTGWGSWIVYPKKYNAYRCEGLCPSPVDETFKPTNHAYIQSLLQLYKPNQVPCPACSPVKMSPLSMLYYERGEVVVRHHEDMIIEECGCN from the exons ATGCGGGTCCCGCTCCGCTCCGTGCCCGCGCTGGCGCTCTGCGCCTTAGCCCTGCTCCGCCTGGGCTGCGCTCCCACCCGGGCACTCACCTGGGCACCGACCGGAGCGTCCCCCCGGGCACCGCTCACCTGGGCACCGACCGGAGCGTCCCCCCGGGCACCGCTCACCTGGGCACCGACCCTGGCCCCGGCCCGTGCCCCGCCGCGCTGTCCCCCGctgatgctgcagctgctccgcgcccctcccgccccgctccgcgccgccgccgccgccgctctcAGCCTCTCCCCGCACG GCTCCCTGCAGAACGGCTCCCGCTGGGCTCTCTCCTTCGACATGTCCTCCCTGTCCAGCAGCCAGGAGGTGAGTCTGGCTCAGCTCCGTGTCCGCCTGCCCGGCCTCTCCCGCGCCCACAACGCCTCCCTGGACATCTACCACAGCCAGCGCCGCAGGTGCCGCCCAGACGGGTCCTGCAGCCACCAGCTCTTCCTGGGCACCGTGGCTGgcagcccctctgccacccAGGCCTCCTGGAAAGTCTTTGAGGTCACCAACCTGCTGCGGAGCTGGCTGCACCAAGCCGTGCCCGCCGGGCAGCAGAGCCGGTGGGAGGTGAACGGTTCAGACGCCCCCGCCGCACCGGGGGACACCGGCAGCGGCGGGGATGTGGCAGACAGCGTCCTGCTGCTCGTCTTCTCCAAGGACAAGTCTCCAGGGGAGCACAGCCTGATCAGAACGGCGGAGACCTCCAAGTACATCATGCGGGAGAGCGGCTGGCGGGGCGCGGGGGCGCGGCGGCAGCGCAGGAACAGGATGGAGAGGCAGCGCATCAAAGCCAGCGCCCCGCGGGAGCAGGGCCGGGAGCAGGGCCGGCAGCTGTGCAGGAGGGTGGACATGCTGGTGGATTTCGAGCAgacgggctggggcagctggatCGTGTACCCCAAGAAGTACAACGCTTATCGCTGCGAGGGGCTGTGCCCCTCGCCCGTGGATGAGACCTTCAAGCCCACCAACCACGCCTACATCCAG AGTCTGCTGCAGCTCTACAAGCCCAACCAGGTGCCGTGTCCCGCCTGCTCCCCGGTGAAGATGAGCCCCCTCTCCATGCTCTACTACGAGAGGGGCGAGGTCGTCGTCCGCCACCACGAGGACATGATCATCGAGGAGTGTGGCTGCAACTGA